A single region of the Strigops habroptila isolate Jane chromosome 3, bStrHab1.2.pri, whole genome shotgun sequence genome encodes:
- the PHF5A gene encoding PHD finger-like domain-containing protein 5A isoform X2, translating into MWHCGTSLHCCCCLGDGKCVICDSYVRPCTLVRICDECNYGSYQGRCVICGGPGVSDAYYCKECTIQEKDRDGCPKIVNLGSSKTDLFYERKKYGFKKR; encoded by the exons ATGTGGCACTGTGGGACAAGCttacactgctgctgctgtctag GTGATGGCAAGTGTGTGATCTGTGACTCCTACGTGCGGCCCTGCACCCTGGTGCGCATATGTGACGAGTGTAACTATGGCTCGTACCAAGGGCGCTGTGTGATCTGCGGAGGACCAGGAGTGTCTGATGCCTACTACTGCAAGGAGTGCACCATCCAGGAAAAAGAT AGAGATGGTTGCCCAAAGATCGTCAACCTGGGCAGTTCCAAGACAGATCTCttctatgaaaggaaaaaatatggcTTCAAGAAGAGGTGA
- the PHF5A gene encoding PHD finger-like domain-containing protein 5A isoform X1, translated as MAKHHPDLIFCRKQAGVAIGRLCEKCDGKCVICDSYVRPCTLVRICDECNYGSYQGRCVICGGPGVSDAYYCKECTIQEKDRDGCPKIVNLGSSKTDLFYERKKYGFKKR; from the exons ATGGCCAAGCACCACCCGGACCTGATCTTCTGCCGCAAGCAGGCCGGCGTCG caaTTGGAAGACTCTGTGAAAAAT GTGATGGCAAGTGTGTGATCTGTGACTCCTACGTGCGGCCCTGCACCCTGGTGCGCATATGTGACGAGTGTAACTATGGCTCGTACCAAGGGCGCTGTGTGATCTGCGGAGGACCAGGAGTGTCTGATGCCTACTACTGCAAGGAGTGCACCATCCAGGAAAAAGAT AGAGATGGTTGCCCAAAGATCGTCAACCTGGGCAGTTCCAAGACAGATCTCttctatgaaaggaaaaaatatggcTTCAAGAAGAGGTGA